One genomic region from Enterobacter hormaechei ATCC 49162 encodes:
- the hcp gene encoding hydroxylamine reductase encodes MFCVQCEQTIRTPAGNGCSYAQGMCGKTAETSDLQDLLIAALQGLSAWAFKAREYGIVDHYVDSFAPRAFFSTLTNVNFDSPRIVGYAREAIALREALKAQCLNADASARVDNPMAELQLVSDDLGELQRQAAEFTPNKDKAAIGENILGLRLLCLYGLKGAAAYMEHAHVLGQYDNAIYAQYHKIMAWLGTWPSDMNALLECSMEIGQMNFRVMSILDAGETSTYGHPTPTQVNVKATEGKCILISGHDLKDLYNLLKQTEGTGVNVYTHGEMLPAHGYPELRKFKHLIGNYGSGWQNQQVEFARFPGPIVMTSNCIIDPTVGAYDDRIWTRSIVGWPGVSHLEGDDFGPVIAQAQQMAGFPYSEIPHLITVGFGRETLLGAADSLIDLVSREKLRHIFLIGGCDGARGERNYFTDFATRVPEDCLILTLACGKYRFNKLDFGDIEGLPRLVDAGQCNDAYSAIILAVTLAEKLGCGVNDLPLSLVLSWFEQKAIVILLTLLSLGVTNIVTGPTAPGFLTPDLLAVLNEKFGLRSVTNVEDDMKQLLSA; translated from the coding sequence CGCTGCAAGGCTTGTCCGCCTGGGCGTTTAAAGCCCGCGAGTATGGCATTGTCGATCACTATGTCGACAGCTTTGCGCCGCGCGCATTTTTCTCCACGCTGACTAACGTTAACTTCGATTCTCCACGCATTGTGGGCTATGCCCGCGAAGCGATTGCCCTGCGTGAAGCCCTGAAAGCGCAGTGCCTGAATGCCGACGCCAGTGCCCGCGTGGACAACCCGATGGCGGAGCTACAGCTGGTGAGCGACGACCTGGGCGAGCTACAGCGCCAGGCCGCAGAATTCACCCCAAATAAAGACAAAGCGGCGATTGGCGAGAACATCCTCGGCCTGCGTCTGCTGTGCCTGTACGGCCTGAAAGGTGCTGCGGCCTACATGGAGCACGCGCACGTTCTCGGTCAGTACGACAACGCTATTTACGCCCAGTACCACAAAATCATGGCCTGGCTGGGCACCTGGCCTTCCGATATGAATGCCCTGCTTGAGTGTTCAATGGAAATCGGCCAGATGAACTTCAGAGTGATGAGCATTCTGGATGCCGGTGAAACCAGCACCTACGGTCACCCAACGCCGACGCAGGTCAACGTCAAAGCGACCGAAGGCAAATGCATCCTGATCTCCGGCCATGACCTGAAAGATCTCTACAACCTGCTGAAGCAGACCGAAGGCACCGGCGTGAACGTTTATACCCACGGCGAAATGCTGCCCGCGCACGGCTACCCGGAGTTGCGTAAATTTAAACATCTGATCGGTAACTACGGCAGCGGCTGGCAAAACCAGCAGGTTGAATTTGCCCGCTTCCCTGGCCCGATTGTGATGACCTCTAACTGCATCATCGACCCGACCGTCGGCGCGTATGACGACCGTATCTGGACCCGCAGCATCGTCGGCTGGCCGGGCGTGAGCCACCTTGAAGGCGACGATTTCGGTCCGGTTATCGCTCAGGCGCAGCAGATGGCAGGCTTCCCGTACAGCGAAATTCCGCACCTGATCACCGTTGGTTTTGGTCGTGAAACCCTGCTCGGTGCCGCAGATTCCCTGATTGACCTCGTCAGCCGTGAAAAACTACGCCACATCTTCCTGATCGGCGGCTGTGACGGCGCGCGCGGGGAACGTAACTACTTCACCGATTTTGCCACCCGCGTGCCGGAAGACTGCCTGATCCTGACCCTGGCCTGCGGTAAGTACCGTTTCAACAAGCTGGACTTCGGCGACATCGAAGGTCTGCCGCGCCTGGTGGATGCCGGTCAGTGTAACGATGCGTATTCCGCCATCATTCTGGCGGTCACGCTGGCAGAGAAACTGGGCTGCGGCGTGAACGATCTGCCGCTCTCGCTGGTGCTCTCCTGGTTCGAGCAGAAAGCGATCGTGATCCTGCTCACCCTGCTCTCGCTCGGTGTGACCAACATTGTCACCGGGCCGACCGCGCCAGGCTTCCTGACGCCGGATCTGCTGGCCGTGCTGAACGAGAAATTTGGTCTGCGTTCCGTGACCAATGTTGAAGATGATATGAAGCAACTGCTGAGTGCGTAA